A DNA window from Solanum lycopersicum chromosome 3, SLM_r2.1 contains the following coding sequences:
- the LOC138347497 gene encoding uncharacterized protein: MAPFKALYDRRCKYLVGWFEVGESSILGPEIIHESLEKVRVIRNRLATAYSQQKSYTDNRKWPLEFDVGDHVYFNISPMKGVMRFGRKGKLIPRYVGSYEFLQRMRGVDYKLAMPAEQASVHPVFHVSMLKKCLGDPALILHV; encoded by the coding sequence ATGGCACCGTTTAAGGCACTGTATGATAGGAGGTGTAAGTATCtagttgggtggtttgaggttggagagtcatccattttgggtccagagatcattcatgagtcCTTAGAGAAGGTCAGAGTGATTAGGAACAggttggctactgcttacagtCAGCAGAAGTCTTATACAGACAATAGGAAATggcccttagagtttgatgttggtgatcacgtctattttaatatatcacctatgaagggggtgatgaggtttggcaggaAAGGAAAGTTGATTCCGAGGTATGTTGGGTCATATGAGTTCCTACAGCGTATGAGAGGGGTGGACTATAAGTTGGCAATGCCTGCGGAACAAGCTTCagttcatccagtctttcatgtatctatgttaaagaagtgcctaggtgatccagcattGATTCTACATGTTTGA
- the LOC138347498 gene encoding uncharacterized protein: protein MTNLPKPLNPTDIRSFLELVGYYCRLVEGFSSIATSLTAFTKKKAKQGGEAIAYASRQLKVHEKNYPTHDIKLAIIVFALKLWRRYLYRVYVDPHIEDGKKELVKDIHRLSRLGVRLVDSTNGGVSVHPSSESSLVVEVKDGKNLDPVLMELKDSVSIKMNDFFSLGDDGIHRYQDRLCVPEVDDLRTRIIAEAYGFIYSIHPGSTKMYHDLK from the exons ATGACGAACTTGCCAAAACCTCTTAATCCCACAGATATTCGTAGCTTCTTGGAACTAGTTGGTTATTATTGCAGGCTCGTAgaaggtttttcttccattgctacCTCATTGACAGCTTTTACTAAGAAGAAGGCCAA GCAGGGTGGTGAGGCAATAGCTTATGCGTCaagacaactcaaggttcatgagaagaattatcccactcatgacatAAAGTTGGCAATTATTGTGTTTGCACTGAAGCTGTGGAGGCGCTACTTGTATAGGGTGTATGTAGAT CCCCACATTGAGGATGGGAAGAAGGAATTGGTGAAAGATATACATAGACTATCTAGACTGGGTGTgcggttggttgactctactaatgggggtgtttcagttcatcctagttctgaatcatccttagtagttgaagtcaaggaTGGTAAGAATcttgatcctgtgttgatggagctgaaggactcagtgtCGATTAagatgaatgattttttttctttgggagATGACGGTATACATAGGTACCAGGACAGGCTGTGTGTACCAGAAGTGGATGATTTGCGGACCAGGATCATTGCAGAGGCCTATGGTTTCatatattccatacatccaggttccaccaagatgtatcatgatcttaaataG
- the LOC138347499 gene encoding uncharacterized protein, giving the protein MTVRDYSLKFVKLSKYTTSLVSKSNDEISRFLTRIIRDLEEQCRYTMLHDNMDLSRLMVHFQQVEDSRKKRGIRDSRRPKPQDQAGPSQGGHRNKFGDHKQPRFKKRKQSSKNSNSQGITTPRGGRLSLGRAMEERSSILERSVLSVVVLIVDSADRALMPASVADAAASEPLKRNRLYALKGKEEQEKSADVVTGMLKVFSTSVYALLDPGSILSFVTPLLALTFEILPEVLHDLIVVSTLLGENVRTDRVYTDCPIVICGKTMCADLVELPMHDFDVILDMDWLRNYYAYIDCRNGVVRFRFPNEEEIVCEGYNLSRLNPLISNLKANKMMSKGLLYHLVSVNDLDHDIPSMESVPVVNEFQDVFPNDLHGVLPLERLTLVSS; this is encoded by the exons ATGACAGTGAGGGATTATTCcttgaagtttgttaaactaTCCAAGTATACTACTTCCCTTGTATCTAAAAGTAATGATGAGATAAGCAGGTTCCTCACAAGAATCATCAGAGATCTGGAGGAGCAGTGTCGGTATacgatgctccatgataacatggacctctccaggttgatggtgcatttccagcaggtagaggacaGCCGCAAGAAAAGGGGCATTCGCGATTCTAGGAGGCCTAAgcctcaagatcaggcaggTCCCAGCCAGGGAGGCCACAGAAACAAATTTGGCGACCATAAGCAGCCCAGGTTCAAAAAAAGGAAACAGAGTTCAAAGAACTCTAACTCTCAGGGGATTACAACACCTAGAGGAGGCAGACTGAGCTTAGGAAGGGCAATGGAGGAGAGATCCAGCATCCTAGAAAGGAGTGTGCTAAGTGTGGTCGTGCTCATAGTTGATAGTGCAGATagggcactaatgcctgctTCAGTTGCG GATGCAGCAGCATCCGAGCCTCTTAAGAGGAATAGGTTATACGCCTTGAAGGGCaaggaggagcaggagaagtccgctgatgtggtcacgGGTATGCTGAAAGTATTCTCCACTTCTGTCTATGcattacttgatccagggtctatactttcctttgtaactcctttgcttgctctaacttttgagatattgcctgaagttctgcatgatcttatagtggttagtacactgttaggagaaaatgtaagaactgataGAGTATACACAGATTGCCCAATAGTTAtatgtggtaagactatgtgtgcagacttggttgagttaccaatgcatgattttgatgttattcttgacATGGACTGGCTTCGTAATTATTATGCTTACATAGATTGTCGTAATGGGGTTGTGAGATttcgtttccctaatgaagaagagatagTTTGTGAGGGGTACAACTTGAGTCGTCTTAATCCCTTAATTTCTAACCTTaaagccaataaaatgatgtccaaggggttattatatcatcttgtgagtgttaatgatttagatcatgacattccttccatgGAATCAGTgcctgtagtgaatgagttccaagatgtatttcctaatgatttGCATGGAGTtctccccctcgagagattgactttggtatcgagtTAG